GAGGCCGGTCTGCCATACGGCGTCGAAAAGGGCTGGTATACGATCGGTAAGGACTCGAAATTCGTGACGCTCACCGAAGCCGGCACGGTCGAAGCACCGGTTGGTTACGTCGCTTGGGGCCGCGAATAACGCCACCCGGCGTCCATCCAGCCTTTCCGACATGAAAGCCAACAGGGCCCGTTCTTCCGAACGGCGCCCTGTGCTTTTGCGCCACAGTCATCCCGGCTGCGGCGCCCGGAATGGATCGGCCTTTCCCCAGGTGATGAAGAGCTCCGGCCACGCGTGAACCTCTGTTCCCGGCCGCCCCAAGCCCCATCCATGCCCGCCCGATTGGAAGACATGCAGTTCGGCCGCGACTTTTGCGGCGCGAAGCGCAGCAAACATCATCAGACTATTGTCCAATGGCGAGATTGGATCGTCCGCGGCTTGGGCGAGGAAGGTCGGCGGCGTTTGCGCATCCACATGGCGCTCGACCGAATAAGCGATGCTGTCTGCTTCACTTGGATGCGAGCCTAAAATCTCGCGGCGCGAATGGGTATGGTCGAAGGGCGGCATCATCGTCAGCACCGGATAGATCAGCGCGGCAAAATCCGGCCGGGCTGAAACGCTGTCGGTGGAATCGACCGGCGCATAGAGCGATTTTGCCGGTTGCACGGCCGTCATACCGGCAAGATGGCCTCCGGCGGAAAAGCCGATGATGCCGATACGCGCCGGATCGATGCCGAAGTCTGTCGCGCGACCGC
The Methyloferula stellata AR4 DNA segment above includes these coding regions:
- a CDS encoding alpha/beta hydrolase, whose translation is MPHIDRRSLLGMAAVLAASGKAGAETQPETIALWPDAPPGNMGPSGRETVSSKGSLTNVSRPRLIVYRPAHPDGTAAVVIAGGGYAHIEAGNESTPTCQWLQSLGITAFELIYRLPEDGWPAAAPFQDGQRAMRIVRGRATDFGIDPARIGIIGFSAGGHLAGMTAVQPAKSLYAPVDSTDSVSARPDFAALIYPVLTMMPPFDHTHSRREILGSHPSEADSIAYSVERHVDAQTPPTFLAQAADDPISPLDNSLMMFAALRAAKVAAELHVFQSGGHGWGLGRPGTEVHAWPELFITWGKADPFRAPQPG